A portion of the Sebastes fasciatus isolate fSebFas1 chromosome 2, fSebFas1.pri, whole genome shotgun sequence genome contains these proteins:
- the ss18l2 gene encoding SS18-like protein 2, with amino-acid sequence MSIVFVPKKLRGKAKINQETIQRLLDENDQLIRCITEYMQKGRAVECVQYQQILHRNIVYLATIADASPDNMPPSSNSTPNETSASTPTLNGHGGTR; translated from the exons ATGTCTATTGTGTTTGTGCCAAAGAAACTACGAGGAAAGGCGAAAATTAACCAAGAAACCATACAGAGG CTGCTGGATGAAAACGACCAGTTAATAAGATGCATCACTGAATACATGCAGAAAGGACGAGCAGTGGAGTGTGTACA ATACCAACAGATCCTGCACCGCAACATCGTCTATCTGGCCACCATAGCTGATGCCAGCCCAGACAACATGCCTCCTTCCTCAAAT TCTACACCTAATGAAACCTCAGCCTCAACACCAACTTTGAATGGGCACGGTGGGACACGATGA